A single region of the Changchengzhania lutea genome encodes:
- a CDS encoding DUF7935 family protein, whose translation MDANRIIDLFLFAIPSLITGLIAYYFFREHTKNEDGRRRFLLKKDMQINAMPLRLQAYERMAIFLERISPSKLLIRITPTSSNKDDYEALIIQSIEQEFEHNLSQQIYVSDRCWSIITTAKNATIQLIRKANLSEKTDTANKLREVVLTEMMERRSPSDAALSFIKEEVSDMW comes from the coding sequence ATGGACGCCAACAGAATTATCGACCTCTTTTTATTCGCTATTCCGTCTTTAATAACGGGTCTTATCGCTTATTATTTTTTTAGGGAGCACACCAAAAATGAAGACGGAAGAAGACGCTTTCTTTTAAAAAAAGATATGCAAATAAACGCCATGCCATTGCGCTTACAAGCCTATGAACGCATGGCTATTTTTTTAGAGCGGATTTCGCCATCAAAATTACTGATAAGAATAACCCCAACTAGCTCAAATAAAGATGATTACGAAGCTTTAATTATACAAAGCATTGAACAAGAATTTGAACACAATTTATCACAACAAATTTACGTATCAGACCGCTGTTGGAGCATTATTACCACGGCTAAAAATGCTACGATTCAATTGATAAGGAAAGCTAATTTATCTGAAAAAACAGATACTGCAAATAAACTTCGTGAGGTGGTTTTAACAGAAATGATGGAACGCCGTTCGCCAAGTGATGCGGCACTTTCTTTTATTAAGGAAGAAGTTTCAGATATGTGGTAA
- a CDS encoding patatin-like phospholipase family protein, translating into MKALVISGGGSKGAYAGGVAQYLIQEEGRNYDMYLGTSTGSLLVPHLAAGQIDKLYNIFTSVNQNDIFSVNPFVIRKKGDREFVSIDFLNVLWQFIKMKRTFGESKSLRRHINRNFSKEEYNNIIANKEDVVVTVSNLSKNRVEYKSIKDFTYEEFCDWIWISCNYIPFMSLVKKDGFEYADGGLGCVVPIREAILRGATEVDAVVLESEHMEYNKVLGKNPFSLMINLFGHLLDQVERSDITIGKLAAKNKNVKLNIYYTPSKLTENSLIFNKKLMKSWWEQGFEYASEKHNLDKSNKIRIE; encoded by the coding sequence ATGAAAGCATTGGTAATTTCAGGTGGCGGTAGTAAAGGCGCCTATGCAGGTGGTGTAGCTCAATATTTAATACAGGAGGAGGGACGCAACTATGATATGTATTTGGGGACTTCTACCGGTAGTTTGCTCGTACCGCATCTGGCTGCAGGACAAATTGATAAACTTTATAATATTTTCACGAGTGTCAATCAAAATGACATATTTAGTGTGAATCCATTCGTAATCCGTAAAAAGGGTGATCGGGAATTTGTATCGATAGATTTTTTAAATGTGCTCTGGCAATTTATAAAAATGAAGCGAACGTTTGGAGAAAGTAAGTCTTTAAGAAGGCATATAAACAGGAATTTTTCAAAGGAAGAGTATAATAACATCATAGCAAATAAAGAGGATGTCGTGGTGACGGTTTCTAACTTATCTAAAAATAGAGTAGAGTATAAGTCTATTAAGGATTTTACTTATGAAGAATTTTGCGATTGGATATGGATCTCTTGCAATTACATACCGTTTATGTCCTTAGTTAAAAAGGATGGTTTTGAGTATGCCGATGGCGGTTTAGGTTGTGTGGTGCCCATTCGCGAAGCTATTCTAAGAGGTGCTACTGAAGTGGATGCGGTAGTTTTAGAGTCTGAACATATGGAATACAATAAGGTTTTGGGTAAAAATCCATTCTCGTTAATGATTAATCTATTTGGGCATTTATTAGATCAGGTGGAACGTAGTGATATCACCATAGGGAAACTGGCGGCAAAAAATAAAAATGTGAAACTTAATATATATTACACACCTTCTAAACTCACTGAAAATTCGCTTATTTTTAATAAGAAGCTAATGAAGTCTTGGTGGGAACAAGGTTTTGAGTATGCTAGTGAAAAGCATAACCTCGATAAATCAAATAAAATTCGCATCGAGTAA
- a CDS encoding patatin-like phospholipase family protein translates to MKALVISGGGSKGAFAGGVAQYLIETKKKQYDIFIGTSTGSLLVSHLALNNVEKIKQVYTSVNQGSIFSRCPFLIKKKRGIETIKINHFNVIKNIMKGSKTFGESHNLKQLIRQTLTKNEFIHIKNSTKDVVVTVSNLSLNQVEYKSIKDFTYEEFCDWIWVSCNYTPFMTLVKKGGCEYADGGLGSMVPIEEAIKRGATSVDAIILQTETNQLNRMSSRNPFSLLTNMFSFMLDRIEAQNIRIGKFVANHNEAIIDFYYAPTVLTTNSLIFDKEKMVKWWKSGYVYAKYKNEQLSPLETE, encoded by the coding sequence ATGAAAGCATTAGTGATTTCTGGTGGTGGTAGTAAAGGGGCTTTTGCCGGAGGCGTTGCGCAATATCTTATCGAAACTAAGAAAAAGCAATATGATATTTTTATCGGCACGTCAACCGGAAGTTTACTTGTGTCCCATTTAGCACTTAATAATGTTGAAAAAATAAAGCAAGTTTACACCAGTGTCAATCAAGGTTCCATATTTAGTAGATGCCCATTTCTTATTAAAAAAAAGAGAGGCATTGAAACTATAAAAATAAACCACTTTAATGTCATAAAAAATATTATGAAGGGCAGTAAGACCTTCGGAGAAAGCCATAATTTAAAACAACTTATTAGACAGACCCTCACTAAAAATGAATTTATACATATTAAAAACAGTACAAAGGATGTGGTAGTAACCGTTTCAAATTTATCTTTGAATCAAGTGGAATACAAGTCAATCAAGGATTTTACTTATGAAGAATTCTGTGATTGGATTTGGGTTTCCTGTAATTACACGCCATTCATGACTTTGGTAAAAAAAGGCGGTTGTGAATATGCTGATGGTGGATTAGGGTCCATGGTTCCTATTGAAGAAGCTATAAAAAGAGGCGCTACCAGTGTTGATGCCATTATATTGCAAACAGAGACCAACCAATTAAACAGAATGTCCTCCAGAAATCCATTTTCCTTACTAACAAATATGTTCAGTTTTATGCTTGATAGAATTGAAGCCCAAAATATCAGAATTGGTAAATTTGTCGCAAATCATAACGAAGCCATTATAGATTTTTATTATGCACCAACCGTTCTTACCACCAATTCATTAATTTTTGACAAAGAAAAGATGGTGAAATGGTGGAAAAGTGGTTATGTTTACGCCAAATATAAGAACGAACAATTAAGCCCTTTAGAAACAGAATGA
- a CDS encoding M1 family metallopeptidase: MKHLILFIYLICHVFYAQQIDAVDFNQVTAKLDINPYEKSVAGSVTYTFDILKPVDSIFIDAQKMASESVYFNKEAVATHNDGTKLWLIHDFQPSSNNEIRLSYKATPKKAMYFIGWGNPSVGSGQIWTQGQGKYTSNWLPSFDDMNEKLEFDLTVTFDKDYKVIANGKLIEKQINDSTTTWHYDMQQPMSSYLVALAIGNYDKKLAYSKSGIPLEMYYYPEDSTKFEPTYRYTKQIFDFLEEDIGVPYPWQNYKQVPVKDFLYAGMENTSTTIFSDGFVIDSIAFVDKNYVNVNAHELAHQWFGNLVTETSGTHHWLQEGFATYYALLAEKAVFGDDYYYCRLYEYAQELLEQDQAGGSTSLLDPNSSGATFYKKGTWILHLLREKVGDKVFKTAVKNYLLKYQFKNVETDDFINEVERVSGQDLDEFVQDYLINTESFRTELIKRSSEILNIKYPNQSGASFKLQLESSKLYVDWDAAFHGISDFYRVSVFKELMKDTTVDNRKLIRSVLKSKDLKVRQEVAKTMSQMPSELKADYETLLTDTSYVTIEAALFNLWQSFPQERNQYLGQTKGIQGFNDKNIHILWLTLALITEDFELQNKYRYFDELTDYTSPKYGFEIRQNAFQYLAQINACREACQKNLNQATNHHNWRFSKFAKEVLKN; the protein is encoded by the coding sequence ATGAAACATCTCATTTTATTCATCTACTTAATTTGCCATGTTTTTTATGCGCAGCAAATTGATGCTGTCGATTTTAATCAGGTTACGGCAAAACTTGATATAAACCCCTATGAGAAGTCAGTTGCAGGTTCGGTAACCTACACTTTCGATATTTTAAAACCCGTGGATTCCATTTTTATTGATGCGCAGAAGATGGCGTCTGAGAGTGTTTACTTTAATAAAGAAGCTGTTGCAACGCACAATGATGGGACTAAATTATGGTTGATTCATGATTTTCAACCTTCTTCAAATAATGAAATTCGTCTCAGTTATAAAGCTACACCAAAAAAAGCTATGTATTTTATTGGTTGGGGAAACCCTTCAGTAGGCTCAGGGCAAATTTGGACCCAAGGTCAAGGGAAATACACCAGTAATTGGCTCCCTAGTTTTGATGATATGAATGAAAAATTGGAATTTGATTTGACTGTTACTTTTGATAAAGACTATAAAGTCATTGCAAATGGAAAACTAATAGAAAAACAAATCAACGACTCAACAACGACTTGGCATTACGATATGCAGCAGCCTATGTCTAGCTATTTGGTGGCTTTGGCTATTGGTAATTACGATAAAAAGTTAGCGTATTCTAAAAGTGGAATTCCTTTAGAAATGTATTACTACCCAGAGGATTCGACAAAATTTGAACCGACCTATCGCTATACAAAACAGATATTTGATTTTTTGGAAGAAGACATTGGTGTCCCATATCCTTGGCAAAATTATAAGCAAGTTCCTGTCAAAGACTTTTTGTATGCTGGAATGGAAAACACAAGTACCACTATTTTTTCTGATGGTTTCGTTATTGATTCTATTGCATTTGTGGATAAAAATTATGTCAATGTCAATGCTCATGAATTAGCACACCAATGGTTTGGCAATTTAGTCACTGAAACTTCCGGAACACACCACTGGTTACAGGAGGGATTTGCTACCTATTATGCATTATTAGCAGAGAAGGCTGTGTTTGGAGATGATTATTACTATTGTAGGCTCTACGAATACGCTCAAGAATTATTGGAACAAGACCAAGCGGGAGGAAGTACTTCGCTTTTGGACCCTAATTCCAGTGGTGCAACGTTTTACAAAAAAGGCACTTGGATATTACATTTGTTACGAGAAAAAGTAGGGGATAAGGTTTTTAAAACGGCAGTTAAAAATTATTTGTTAAAATATCAATTTAAAAATGTGGAGACTGATGATTTTATAAATGAAGTTGAGCGCGTGAGTGGTCAAGATTTGGATGAATTTGTTCAAGATTATTTAATAAATACTGAATCGTTTCGAACTGAATTAATAAAACGGTCAAGTGAAATTCTAAACATTAAATATCCGAATCAAAGTGGAGCAAGTTTTAAGTTACAATTGGAATCATCAAAATTATATGTTGATTGGGATGCAGCTTTTCATGGGATTAGCGATTTTTATAGAGTATCTGTTTTTAAGGAATTGATGAAAGACACAACGGTTGATAATAGGAAGCTGATCAGGTCTGTTCTAAAATCAAAGGATTTAAAAGTTCGTCAAGAAGTTGCTAAAACCATGTCTCAGATGCCTTCAGAATTAAAAGCAGATTATGAAACGCTTTTAACCGATACATCATATGTAACTATCGAAGCGGCATTGTTCAATCTCTGGCAAAGCTTTCCGCAAGAGCGAAACCAATACCTAGGTCAGACTAAAGGTATTCAGGGTTTTAATGATAAAAATATTCACATTCTTTGGCTAACACTTGCTTTAATTACTGAAGATTTTGAGCTCCAAAATAAATACCGGTACTTTGACGAATTAACGGATTATACTAGTCCGAAATATGGTTTCGAAATCCGCCAGAATGCTTTTCAATATTTAGCGCAAATAAATGCGTGCCGTGAGGCATGTCAAAAAAATCTAAATCAAGCTACCAATCATCATAATTGGCGGTTTTCAAAGTTTGCGAAAGAGGTGTTAAAAAATTAA
- a CDS encoding DUF559 domain-containing protein, with translation MSVNLQTPIDYLKGVGPNRADLLRKELGIHTYQDLINLFPNRYIDRTRYYKINQLQRNTADVQVIGKIIGFKDVAQKRGKRLVATFQDDTGTMELVWFRGQKWIRETLELNKPYVIFGKTNWFSGKFNMPHPDIELVEAHEKNLRSAMQPIYPSSEKLSNKGISNRVIGKIMQQLFIETNGKFIETLSEQLRSELKLIDKKSALFNIHFPKNQELLSKAQYRLKFEELFYIQLQLIRKNLIHKSKIKGFPFDHVGKLFNSFFKNHLPFELTNAQKRVLKEIRADLGSNAQMNRLLQGDVGSGKTIVAFMSMLIALDNGFQACLMAPTEILSVQHYNGLHSLCKDLNISIKLLTGSTKTSNRRTIHESLENGELNILIGTHALLEDKVKFKNLGLAIIDEQHRFGVAQRSKLWHKGPSQSSQWEDAKSIRQKYMTARPSTYKLLKELQAENRKYSTQAESILWKYLRNKKLDHKFRRQHIIDEFIVDFVCLEKNLIIEIDGGYHHTIKQKEADTLRTQILSEIGFKVIRFTNEQIIGDIDHVLIYIEDRLKSLPSGEISGAPIPPHVLVMTATPIPRTLAMSVYGDLDISVIDELPPGRKSIKTVHRYDKNRLNVFRFMRDEIEKGRQVYIVYPLIQESSAMDYKDLMDGYESIARDFPLPKYQISIVHGKMKPADKDYEMQRFIKGETQIMVATTVIEVGVNVPNASVMIIESAERFGLSQLHQLRGRVGRGAEQSYCILMTSHKLSSDSKTRLETMVRTNDGFEIAEVDLRLRGPGDIMGTQQSGILNLKIADIIKDHDILQHARFHAKKILKNDPTLSASENKIILDTYKSLGKYKNIWNYIS, from the coding sequence ATGAGTGTTAACCTTCAAACTCCTATCGATTACTTAAAAGGCGTTGGCCCAAATCGGGCCGATTTGCTTCGAAAGGAGTTGGGCATACATACCTACCAAGATTTAATCAACTTATTCCCCAACAGATATATAGACAGAACACGGTACTACAAAATCAATCAGCTACAACGAAATACCGCAGATGTGCAGGTAATTGGAAAAATTATAGGGTTTAAGGACGTTGCTCAAAAAAGAGGAAAACGTCTTGTGGCCACTTTTCAAGATGATACAGGAACCATGGAATTGGTCTGGTTTCGTGGACAAAAATGGATTCGGGAGACACTCGAACTCAATAAGCCCTATGTCATTTTTGGAAAAACCAACTGGTTCAGTGGTAAATTCAATATGCCCCATCCAGATATTGAACTGGTTGAAGCACATGAAAAAAACTTACGCTCTGCGATGCAGCCCATTTATCCTTCCTCCGAAAAATTATCAAATAAAGGTATTTCGAATCGGGTTATTGGCAAAATCATGCAACAACTCTTCATCGAGACCAATGGCAAGTTTATTGAAACCTTATCAGAGCAATTACGCTCAGAATTAAAATTAATCGATAAAAAATCTGCGCTTTTCAACATCCATTTTCCCAAGAATCAAGAACTCCTTTCAAAGGCCCAATACCGGTTAAAATTTGAAGAATTATTTTATATTCAATTGCAATTAATCCGTAAAAATTTGATTCATAAATCAAAAATAAAAGGATTTCCATTTGACCACGTTGGCAAGCTTTTCAACTCATTTTTTAAAAACCATTTACCCTTTGAATTAACCAATGCGCAGAAACGTGTTTTAAAAGAAATTAGAGCCGATTTGGGAAGTAATGCACAAATGAATCGGCTTTTACAAGGCGATGTGGGCTCCGGAAAGACCATTGTAGCGTTCATGTCAATGTTAATAGCACTTGACAACGGTTTTCAAGCCTGCCTAATGGCGCCGACTGAAATTTTGTCAGTACAACACTATAATGGATTACATAGTCTATGTAAAGATTTGAATATCAGTATAAAATTACTCACAGGATCAACTAAAACTTCAAACAGAAGAACAATTCACGAATCGCTTGAAAATGGTGAATTAAACATCCTTATCGGTACGCACGCGCTACTTGAAGATAAGGTGAAATTCAAGAATTTAGGACTCGCCATAATAGATGAACAGCATCGATTTGGAGTGGCGCAACGAAGTAAATTATGGCATAAAGGCCCTTCTCAATCCTCCCAATGGGAGGACGCAAAATCCATCCGTCAAAAGTACATGACTGCTCGTCCGTCGACATATAAATTATTAAAAGAACTTCAAGCTGAAAATAGAAAATACAGCACGCAAGCTGAATCCATTTTATGGAAATATTTAAGAAACAAAAAACTTGACCATAAGTTTAGAAGACAACATATTATTGATGAATTTATAGTTGACTTTGTTTGCTTGGAAAAGAATTTAATTATTGAAATTGATGGAGGTTATCACCATACTATTAAACAAAAGGAAGCAGATACTTTGCGTACCCAAATATTAAGTGAAATAGGTTTTAAAGTTATCCGATTTACTAACGAACAAATAATTGGAGATATTGATCATGTATTAATATATATTGAAGACCGTTTAAAAAGTCTCCCCTCTGGGGAGATTAGTGGGGCTCCAATTCCACCACATGTTTTAGTAATGACGGCCACCCCTATTCCTCGTACTTTGGCCATGTCTGTTTATGGTGATTTGGACATCTCAGTGATTGACGAATTACCTCCCGGCAGAAAGTCGATTAAAACCGTTCATCGTTACGATAAAAATCGGTTAAATGTGTTCCGCTTTATGCGTGATGAAATTGAAAAAGGAAGACAAGTTTATATTGTTTATCCTTTAATTCAAGAAAGTTCCGCTATGGACTATAAAGATTTGATGGATGGTTACGAAAGTATTGCTAGAGATTTTCCACTACCTAAGTACCAAATATCCATTGTACACGGCAAAATGAAACCCGCAGATAAGGATTACGAAATGCAGCGTTTTATTAAGGGAGAAACCCAAATTATGGTGGCGACCACCGTTATTGAAGTGGGCGTTAATGTTCCGAATGCCTCAGTTATGATTATAGAAAGTGCAGAGCGGTTTGGATTGTCTCAATTACATCAATTACGCGGGCGTGTTGGGCGTGGCGCAGAGCAAAGTTATTGTATTTTAATGACGAGTCATAAATTGAGTAGCGATAGTAAAACCCGCTTAGAAACCATGGTAAGAACTAACGATGGTTTTGAAATTGCAGAAGTAGACTTAAGGCTAAGAGGCCCAGGAGATATTATGGGCACACAACAGAGTGGAATTCTAAATTTAAAAATTGCAGACATTATTAAAGACCATGATATTTTGCAGCATGCCAGATTCCATGCGAAAAAAATTCTTAAAAATGACCCAACGCTTTCAGCATCTGAAAACAAAATTATTTTAGACACCTATAAGTCTTTAGGAAAATATAAAAATATCTGGAATTATATAAGTTAG
- the miaE gene encoding tRNA-(ms[2]io[6]A)-hydroxylase: protein MLHLKLETDPRWANIAEANIEEILTDHAWCEQKAATNAITIITLNSEYTDLVTDLLALAKEELEHFEMVHNIIKKRGYKLGRERKDSYVNELYKFMNKGGNRLQCMVDRLLFSAMIEARSCERFKLLSNEIKDPELSKFYYDLMVSEAGHYTTFIGFARKYGKDVDVDKRWKELIDFESEVIKNYGKTESIHG, encoded by the coding sequence ATGCTCCATTTAAAACTAGAAACAGACCCAAGATGGGCAAATATAGCAGAGGCAAATATTGAAGAAATTCTAACAGATCATGCTTGGTGCGAACAAAAAGCAGCGACCAATGCCATAACCATCATTACCTTAAACTCTGAATATACTGATCTAGTTACCGATTTATTAGCCCTTGCAAAGGAAGAGCTTGAACATTTTGAAATGGTTCATAATATTATTAAAAAACGTGGTTATAAACTTGGGCGAGAGCGCAAGGACAGTTATGTAAATGAATTATATAAATTCATGAATAAGGGCGGGAACCGCTTGCAATGCATGGTAGATAGACTCTTGTTTTCTGCCATGATCGAAGCCCGAAGCTGCGAACGGTTTAAACTCCTATCCAATGAAATCAAAGACCCGGAACTTTCTAAATTTTATTATGATTTAATGGTCAGCGAAGCTGGACACTACACGACTTTTATAGGCTTCGCGCGTAAATACGGAAAGGATGTTGACGTTGATAAACGCTGGAAAGAGCTCATTGATTTTGAAAGTGAAGTGATTAAAAATTACGGCAAAACGGAAAGCATTCACGGATAA
- a CDS encoding DUF2911 domain-containing protein gives MKTNKRSTIFVCFLMAVSLSTYAQLNTPRGSQLATVSQRIGVSDVSITYSRPSVNNREIWGKLVPYGMNNLGFGTATAAPWRVGANENTLITFTHNATVEGKPIKAGTYGLHIEMKDADSATLILSKDTAAWGSFFYDEKNDAIRADIATKSSPHHELLTFEFNTVNPNFAIASLVWKKKEIPFKVAFDVTNIVLDDFREKSKGQLGFQRQNWEQAANYALNNGGDLNEALGWIDGAIQGKFYSQKTFNNLAIKGKILNKLGKTNEYAALMDEASAMATTNQLNALGYQMVAAKDYDRALKYFKLNVANNPKDANSHDSLGEYYKTIGDKKNAIKYFKKSLALNPPANVKANSEKHLKELGAL, from the coding sequence ATGAAAACAAACAAACGCTCTACAATTTTTGTGTGCTTTTTAATGGCTGTAAGCCTTAGCACATATGCTCAACTTAACACGCCACGCGGTAGTCAATTAGCTACTGTTTCACAACGTATCGGTGTGTCGGATGTTTCAATAACCTATTCAAGGCCTAGTGTCAATAATCGAGAGATTTGGGGTAAATTAGTGCCATACGGTATGAATAACTTGGGTTTTGGTACTGCTACGGCCGCGCCATGGCGAGTTGGCGCAAATGAAAACACACTCATTACATTTACTCACAATGCCACAGTAGAAGGCAAACCAATAAAAGCTGGGACTTATGGTTTACATATTGAAATGAAAGATGCCGATTCTGCAACACTTATATTATCAAAAGATACAGCGGCCTGGGGAAGTTTCTTTTATGATGAAAAAAATGATGCCATTCGAGCAGATATTGCTACAAAATCTTCGCCACATCATGAATTACTCACGTTTGAGTTTAATACTGTAAATCCAAATTTTGCGATAGCGTCTCTGGTTTGGAAAAAGAAAGAAATTCCATTTAAAGTAGCATTTGATGTGACTAACATTGTATTGGATGATTTCAGGGAAAAATCAAAAGGTCAATTAGGTTTTCAAAGACAAAACTGGGAGCAGGCAGCTAATTATGCGCTTAATAATGGTGGTGATTTAAATGAGGCATTAGGTTGGATAGATGGAGCAATACAAGGCAAGTTTTATAGCCAGAAGACCTTTAATAACTTGGCAATCAAGGGGAAAATCCTAAACAAATTAGGTAAAACCAATGAATATGCTGCTTTAATGGACGAAGCTTCTGCCATGGCCACTACAAATCAACTAAATGCGTTAGGCTATCAAATGGTAGCGGCCAAAGATTATGATAGAGCCTTAAAATATTTCAAACTAAACGTAGCAAATAATCCAAAGGATGCCAATTCCCACGATAGTTTGGGTGAATATTATAAAACCATAGGTGATAAAAAGAATGCGATAAAATATTTTAAAAAGTCGTTAGCGCTTAATCCTCCAGCTAACGTAAAGGCCAATTCAGAAAAACACTTGAAAGAATTAGGTGCCTTATAA
- a CDS encoding FUSC family protein — protein MKMKLPLNIDKSQLIDALRLALQSSVSALITFTVMSSYNIPEIFLGLLSAVLIVEPSIGNTFNQAKGRILATLVGSAIGFLCVSVSPWGFATAISIFIVMFIMNGISSYRPDWRYGVVAALAIALGSENDALSTSLDRVIAILIGVVIGIVVSLIVWPDRASNRSRRYLNKALLAASDRFDKAVINTRQTENEGSESIELNYHKNIDAAERSAEAIRFGDKEKIQKEINITKKLYNSIIIIHRVAVHSDSHVSDGEAGIENDSENAKNLACKITKAFANNTEVKTSEIEELSDMVDNIKSNIQSSDDDKRINTLRYAFIFGLYEIKDSLKALYDAEQNKDN, from the coding sequence ATGAAGATGAAACTCCCTTTGAATATAGATAAAAGCCAATTGATCGATGCTTTAAGATTGGCACTTCAATCGTCTGTTTCAGCCCTTATCACCTTCACCGTAATGAGTAGCTATAATATTCCTGAAATTTTTCTGGGATTATTATCTGCTGTATTAATTGTAGAACCAAGTATAGGAAACACCTTCAACCAAGCTAAGGGACGTATTTTAGCCACTTTAGTAGGAAGTGCTATTGGTTTCCTTTGTGTATCTGTATCGCCTTGGGGCTTTGCTACAGCCATTTCAATTTTTATTGTCATGTTTATAATGAATGGTATTTCGAGCTATAGACCAGATTGGAGATATGGCGTTGTTGCAGCATTGGCCATTGCACTAGGGTCTGAAAACGATGCACTCTCCACATCCTTAGATCGAGTGATTGCTATTTTAATAGGCGTTGTTATTGGGATTGTTGTGTCTTTGATTGTTTGGCCAGATCGCGCTAGCAATAGAAGCAGACGTTACCTAAATAAAGCACTATTAGCGGCTAGTGATCGTTTTGATAAAGCTGTTATCAATACAAGACAGACTGAAAATGAAGGTTCAGAATCAATAGAATTAAACTATCATAAAAATATTGATGCGGCAGAGAGAAGTGCTGAAGCCATTCGTTTTGGAGACAAAGAAAAGATTCAAAAAGAAATTAATATTACTAAGAAATTATATAATTCTATCATTATTATTCATCGTGTGGCCGTTCATTCAGACAGTCATGTGAGCGATGGTGAAGCTGGTATTGAGAATGACTCTGAAAATGCAAAAAATTTAGCCTGCAAGATTACAAAAGCCTTTGCTAATAACACTGAAGTTAAAACCTCTGAAATTGAGGAACTTTCAGATATGGTAGACAACATAAAATCCAATATTCAAAGTAGCGACGATGATAAACGTATTAATACTTTACGTTATGCCTTCATATTCGGTCTTTATGAAATTAAGGATAGCCTAAAAGCGTTATATGATGCTGAACAAAACAAGGACAACTAA
- a CDS encoding peroxiredoxin family protein, giving the protein MKKIVAVLLILLSFSCKKGDYVNKLEVGTYRATLKVNDSVKLPFRFEVISENQLKIFNAEEVIEVDEITYKNDSIYIKTPVFEGFIVAKIKDNRLLGSFVKTNLNRVMPFEAFKNKTRFDVIEEPMHDISGSWETVFSPNSEDDRYIAKGVFEQRGNQVTGTFRTTTGDYRYLEGVMNGADLKLSTFDGTHAFLFTAKVNDSSMSGTFFSGNHFQEPFVAKRNDLFELPKADSLTFLNEGYDKINFSFPDASGNMVSMADDRFKNKVVLIQIMGTWCPNCLDESKYYASYYKENQNQDLKIIALAFEYVKTEEAAFKNIKRLKDNVGIEYPILLAQYGSSSKEKAQEKLPMLNHVLSYPTTIFIDKKGTVRKIHTGFNGPATGEMFTEFKTEFNTFVNQLLNE; this is encoded by the coding sequence ATGAAGAAAATTGTTGCTGTATTACTGATACTATTAAGTTTTTCATGTAAGAAAGGCGATTATGTAAATAAACTTGAAGTGGGTACTTACAGAGCGACTTTAAAAGTGAATGACTCCGTGAAATTACCATTTAGATTTGAAGTGATCTCAGAAAACCAATTGAAGATTTTTAATGCAGAAGAGGTTATAGAGGTTGATGAAATCACTTATAAAAACGACTCCATATATATTAAAACACCAGTTTTTGAAGGGTTTATTGTAGCTAAAATTAAAGACAATAGATTACTTGGAAGCTTTGTAAAAACCAATTTGAATAGGGTGATGCCTTTTGAAGCATTTAAAAACAAAACCCGTTTTGATGTTATAGAAGAGCCGATGCACGATATTTCTGGAAGTTGGGAAACCGTGTTTAGTCCAAATTCTGAAGATGATAGATATATAGCGAAAGGTGTTTTTGAACAACGTGGAAATCAAGTTACGGGCACCTTTAGAACAACCACTGGAGATTACAGGTATTTAGAGGGCGTCATGAATGGTGCGGATTTAAAACTATCTACATTTGATGGTACTCACGCTTTTTTATTTACAGCAAAGGTTAATGATAGCAGCATGAGTGGAACGTTCTTTTCTGGAAATCATTTTCAGGAGCCTTTTGTAGCAAAACGAAACGACTTATTTGAATTGCCTAAAGCCGATTCGTTAACGTTTTTAAACGAAGGCTATGATAAAATTAATTTTTCATTTCCAGATGCTTCCGGGAATATGGTGTCTATGGCAGACGACCGTTTTAAGAATAAGGTGGTACTTATCCAAATTATGGGGACTTGGTGCCCAAATTGTTTAGATGAAAGTAAGTATTATGCGAGTTATTATAAAGAAAACCAGAATCAAGATTTAAAAATTATAGCCTTAGCTTTTGAATATGTAAAAACCGAAGAAGCCGCTTTTAAGAATATCAAACGACTCAAAGATAATGTTGGAATTGAGTATCCTATTTTATTGGCTCAATACGGGTCTTCCAGTAAAGAAAAGGCCCAAGAAAAGCTACCCATGTTAAATCATGTATTATCTTATCCGACTACAATTTTTATTGATAAAAAAGGAACGGTCAGAAAGATTCATACGGGATTCAATGGACCTGCTACCGGAGAAATGTTTACAGAATTCAAGACAGAATTTAATACGTTTGTAAATCAATTGCTGAATGAGTAA